One part of the Rhizophagus irregularis chromosome 25, complete sequence genome encodes these proteins:
- a CDS encoding uncharacterized protein (SECRETED:cutsite_ASS-TP; SECRETED:prob_0.5925); SECRETED:SignalP(1-17), producing MNNLLVIFLIFVTFASSTPIRRQDALSGFKPCKGINFPNEITTYIYTPNPLQAGQEATIHIAGKATVTIENGALYNITGITGFDDTQISHREISFCEAIVTPSGFTCPVKENFDFIAKFVEASSPNDPKNTVKEYLIRIQITNPDGKDLSCIEGNIKISYP from the exons atgaataacTTACTTGTTATCTTCTTGATTTTCGTGACATTCGCCTCGTCAACTCCAATAAGACGTCAAGATGCGCTTAGCGGTTTTAAACCGTGTAAAGGTATTAATTTTCCAAACGAAATTACCACCTACATTTACACTCCTAATCCATTGCAAGCGGGTCAAGAAGCAACTATTCATATTGCCGGTAAAGCAACTGTAACTATTGAAAACGGTGCATTGTATAATATTACGGGAATAACGGGATTTGATGATACACAAATATCCCATCGTGAAATTAGTTTTTGTGAAGCGATTGTGACGCCTAGTGGATTCACCTGTCCAGTAAAGgagaattttgattttatcgCAAAGTTTGTGGAAGCATCATCTCCTAATGACCCTAAAAATActgtaaaagaatatttaataagaatacaGA TAACAAATCCTGACGGTAAAGATTTATCATGTATTGAAGGGAACATCAAAATTTCTTATCCATAA